The proteins below are encoded in one region of Fervidicoccaceae archaeon:
- the pyk gene encoding pyruvate kinase has product MPLPMRNTKIIATLGPASKSAEVVVEMAKEGAEVFRINFSHGTAEEWDEYVRGIREAETERGPLSLAGDLQGPNARLGYIPSRLIEVGESLLLEPGDSTLERDRLPIPHEEVFDVLEVGDLLLIGDGVPMLKIEEVQRRRARAIVVKAGRISSRASVAVLGKRIPLPLFTKKDKRDLEYAVKRGFSHLMVSFVDSPKQLIEVRRELESLGAGDVAVFAKIETREGVRNLDEILRVSDGIVIARGDLGKHFGLEELPSLQRSLIVSARSARKPVYVATQLLTSMLNSPVPTRSEVVDVYNAVLEGVDGLMLTAETAVGAYPVEAVAWLARISTEAEKLASTTRPPATPIEGDLYFKVLEVVRDLAAKIVGEVVVYSFTGRTAEALSSLRPHGGFYVGVPNDRVARRVRALWGARPIVLEARDHKEGIEGLTHSLIKRSIARSGSSIIRVYSEKSKIFIEVLSIE; this is encoded by the coding sequence GTGCCTTTGCCCATGAGGAACACGAAAATCATCGCTACCCTGGGGCCGGCGAGCAAAAGCGCGGAGGTCGTCGTCGAGATGGCTAAGGAGGGTGCTGAAGTCTTCCGCATTAACTTCAGTCACGGAACCGCCGAGGAGTGGGATGAGTATGTTCGAGGGATTCGAGAGGCGGAGACCGAGAGGGGACCTCTTTCTCTTGCGGGCGACCTCCAAGGGCCTAACGCTAGGTTGGGCTACATCCCCAGCAGGTTGATCGAGGTGGGCGAGAGCTTGTTGCTCGAGCCGGGCGATTCTACGTTAGAGAGAGACCGATTACCGATCCCCCACGAAGAAGTCTTCGACGTGCTCGAGGTCGGAGATTTGTTGCTAATAGGCGACGGGGTGCCGATGTTGAAGATAGAGGAAGTCCAAAGGCGCAGAGCGCGAGCCATCGTCGTTAAGGCTGGGCGCATATCGAGTCGCGCTTCGGTAGCTGTGCTCGGTAAGAGAATCCCTCTTCCTCTCTTCACGAAGAAAGATAAGCGAGACCTCGAGTACGCCGTGAAGCGAGGCTTCTCGCACTTAATGGTCAGCTTTGTTGATAGCCCCAAGCAGCTAATCGAGGTGAGGAGAGAGCTTGAATCGCTGGGGGCGGGTGACGTTGCCGTTTTTGCGAAGATCGAGACGAGAGAAGGTGTTCGGAACCTGGATGAGATACTACGCGTGTCTGACGGTATCGTGATCGCGCGAGGCGACTTGGGTAAGCACTTTGGCCTCGAGGAGCTTCCGTCACTACAGCGATCGCTAATAGTAAGCGCGAGATCCGCGAGGAAGCCCGTCTACGTGGCTACGCAACTTTTGACTTCTATGCTCAACTCCCCTGTGCCAACTAGGAGCGAGGTCGTTGACGTATACAATGCGGTCCTCGAGGGAGTCGACGGCCTAATGTTGACGGCAGAGACGGCCGTGGGAGCTTATCCCGTGGAGGCCGTAGCTTGGTTGGCGAGAATATCGACCGAGGCCGAGAAGCTCGCTTCGACCACGCGTCCGCCGGCGACTCCTATCGAGGGGGACCTCTACTTCAAGGTACTCGAAGTCGTGAGAGATCTAGCTGCCAAGATAGTGGGCGAGGTCGTAGTTTACTCCTTCACGGGCAGGACCGCCGAGGCGCTCTCGAGCCTCAGGCCACACGGGGGATTCTATGTGGGTGTCCCTAACGATAGAGTCGCCAGGAGGGTGAGAGCGTTATGGGGAGCTCGCCCCATCGTATTGGAGGCGCGTGACCATAAAGAGGGAATAGAAGGCTTAACGCACTCACTAATAAAGAGATCCATAGCGAGAAGCGGTAGTTCCATTATTAGAGTTTACTCGGAGAAGAGCAAAATCTTCATAGAAGTGCTCAGCATAGAATAG
- a CDS encoding cation:proton antiporter, protein MEFYALLAVIGASALAGALASRASYPTVLGYMLAGALFVRLLGDKTDTGPALELLGQLGLAMVGFAIGVEMRLEQLERVSRSLAALMMLDVAVITAFWLSASHFLGLDVTQAIIFALITLCSSTAAVYKSLSTDERASWELRHVIYTALILQDFIVILAISMLGGGGIGLKPTTSSLVAVALFLIIYRYGRKGARVFASLVSQGEVYVATALSAVLVFSALAGFLGLSPLLGGLAAGLLFGLFAEQRLASRLHGLMELGLVAYFSTIGAKIGWIPATTLLAMLMLTLVSVFVRVFSFSTALWLSGFNLRESLRGGVLMAPLSEYGVVLAGAAVSSGYLSGGHLLVTLLLVIFSLILSKPAAFLAELMYPRLYRALPASLVNFVEGPLRSRYTRMAGALSEIAWALLKYLSLLGIVLAGLTLLCVKLPLHHSYELRAGLIAFGLALVLVFTRIATRRILRSRAASYWGSRREFRALLDMVLFLESALFSLIFAILGLQLLAQILTPLEEEPRATLLGKVATIVVLVSSMSAAIYDTLRVYSTYKKISST, encoded by the coding sequence ATGGAATTCTACGCCTTGCTAGCGGTGATCGGGGCATCAGCGCTAGCTGGAGCCTTGGCCTCGAGAGCGAGCTATCCGACAGTGTTAGGCTACATGTTAGCCGGGGCGCTCTTCGTGAGGTTGTTGGGGGACAAGACCGACACCGGCCCCGCTCTCGAGCTGTTGGGCCAGCTCGGACTCGCTATGGTAGGCTTCGCCATAGGCGTTGAGATGAGGCTCGAGCAGCTCGAGAGAGTCTCCCGATCCTTAGCCGCTCTAATGATGTTGGACGTGGCCGTGATAACGGCCTTCTGGCTCTCTGCGTCGCATTTCCTGGGCCTCGACGTGACTCAAGCTATAATATTCGCGCTGATCACGCTGTGCTCCTCAACGGCGGCGGTATACAAATCTCTCTCTACCGATGAGAGAGCGAGTTGGGAGCTAAGGCACGTAATATACACCGCATTGATCCTCCAGGACTTCATCGTTATCCTCGCCATTTCGATGCTCGGAGGAGGGGGCATCGGGCTTAAGCCAACGACGAGCTCGCTTGTAGCTGTGGCTCTGTTCCTCATTATTTATAGGTATGGACGGAAGGGCGCGAGGGTCTTCGCTTCTCTCGTTTCGCAAGGCGAGGTCTATGTGGCGACCGCACTCTCAGCTGTCTTAGTTTTTTCGGCTCTCGCGGGCTTTCTCGGTTTGAGTCCGCTCCTCGGAGGACTAGCAGCGGGACTCCTCTTTGGACTATTCGCTGAGCAGCGATTAGCTTCCAGGCTTCACGGATTGATGGAGCTGGGGCTCGTGGCCTACTTCTCGACAATCGGCGCTAAGATCGGCTGGATCCCCGCCACAACGCTACTCGCCATGCTGATGCTGACTCTAGTTTCCGTGTTTGTACGAGTCTTCTCGTTCTCCACGGCTCTTTGGTTGAGCGGCTTCAACCTGCGAGAGTCGCTTCGCGGCGGGGTCCTCATGGCTCCTCTCAGCGAATATGGAGTGGTGCTGGCGGGGGCCGCGGTCAGTAGCGGTTACCTCTCCGGCGGTCACCTACTCGTGACCTTGCTGTTAGTTATCTTTTCGCTGATCCTTTCCAAACCGGCAGCGTTTCTAGCAGAGCTCATGTATCCCCGACTCTATAGAGCTCTCCCAGCCTCTCTTGTTAACTTCGTCGAGGGACCCCTCAGGAGCAGGTACACCAGAATGGCCGGGGCTCTCTCCGAAATCGCGTGGGCTCTATTGAAGTACCTGTCACTCCTGGGGATCGTGTTGGCGGGCTTGACGCTTTTGTGCGTCAAGCTCCCGCTTCACCACAGCTACGAGCTCAGGGCCGGGCTCATCGCGTTCGGCTTAGCCTTAGTCCTAGTCTTCACTCGCATTGCGACGAGGCGCATCCTGAGGAGTAGAGCGGCGAGCTACTGGGGGTCGAGGCGCGAGTTCAGAGCGCTTCTAGACATGGTGCTCTTCTTAGAGTCGGCGCTCTTTTCACTAATCTTCGCGATACTGGGGCTCCAACTCCTCGCCCAAATTTTGACGCCTCTCGAGGAGGAGCCGCGGGCGACGTTGTTGGGTAAGGTCGCGACCATTGTGGTCTTGGTCTCCTCGATGAGCGCGGCGATCTACGACACGCTCAGAGTCTACTCGACGTACAAGAAAATCTCGTCCACTTAA
- the trxB gene encoding thioredoxin-disulfide reductase, with protein sequence MRLGRELGRYRYDVDVVVVGGGPAGLAAALYLRRFELSTLVITETIGGQLSLSPLVENYPGIPGLRGAELALRMRQQAEKAGATIVLDRVVSVEGEGGSFGVSGSRGTEAKARAVIVAIGAKRRRLGVPGEAEFVGRGVSYCGICDAPLYKGAKHVVVVGGGDSAAESALLLSRLVEKVSLVHRRDSLRAQPIYARALREAGNIEMVLESRVVRIIGDERVRAVELHNVRTGESKVLEVDGVFIEIGFEPDVEFARRLGLETDDEGYIVVNEWMETSKPGIFAAGDCTTKWKGFRQVLVAAAQGAIAARSAYEFVRGLTRASRA encoded by the coding sequence TTGAGGTTAGGACGCGAGCTCGGGCGCTACAGATACGACGTCGACGTGGTCGTGGTGGGAGGAGGCCCCGCTGGTCTCGCGGCAGCACTTTATTTGAGGAGGTTTGAGCTCAGCACCCTGGTGATCACAGAAACCATAGGGGGGCAGCTTTCTCTCTCCCCGCTTGTAGAGAATTACCCAGGCATTCCTGGACTTAGGGGCGCGGAGCTCGCGCTCAGGATGAGGCAGCAAGCGGAGAAGGCTGGAGCGACTATAGTGCTCGATAGAGTAGTAAGCGTGGAGGGCGAAGGCGGGAGCTTCGGGGTCTCAGGCTCCAGGGGAACCGAAGCCAAGGCCAGAGCGGTCATCGTGGCGATCGGCGCCAAGAGGAGAAGGCTCGGAGTGCCGGGCGAGGCTGAGTTCGTGGGCAGAGGCGTCAGTTACTGTGGGATTTGCGATGCCCCCCTCTATAAAGGGGCCAAGCACGTCGTAGTAGTGGGTGGGGGAGACAGCGCAGCCGAGAGCGCTCTCCTATTGAGTCGATTGGTCGAGAAAGTCTCTCTAGTGCACAGGAGAGACTCCCTGAGGGCTCAGCCGATCTACGCGAGAGCGTTGAGAGAAGCAGGCAACATCGAAATGGTTCTCGAGAGTAGGGTCGTGAGAATAATCGGAGACGAAAGAGTGAGAGCCGTGGAACTCCACAACGTCAGGACGGGTGAGAGCAAAGTCTTAGAGGTCGATGGCGTGTTCATAGAAATAGGCTTCGAGCCTGACGTAGAGTTCGCGAGGAGGCTGGGTCTCGAGACGGACGATGAGGGCTACATCGTAGTCAACGAGTGGATGGAGACCAGCAAGCCTGGCATATTCGCGGCGGGGGACTGTACAACCAAGTGGAAGGGCTTCAGACAGGTGCTCGTGGCGGCAGCGCAAGGAGCCATTGCGGCTCGTAGCGCCTATGAGTTCGTTCGAGGCTTAACGAGGGCCTCGCGAGCTTGA
- a CDS encoding ASCH domain-containing protein, with amino-acid sequence MSVLRPERDLFLFSLRPEYAKALFSGLKKYELRRGAGSDLKRGDLAVVYVSGRIKRLFGCFEIGSVFRGSPEEVWRYVSSKRDSGVGRDAKRYIEGSSRAVAIEVVRPRAFSLRPTLAEIRSLFPSWSPPLSYVKLSPTDPFVVFFVRRAMESIL; translated from the coding sequence ATGAGCGTGCTCCGACCGGAGCGTGACCTCTTCCTCTTCTCGCTAAGGCCTGAGTACGCCAAAGCCCTCTTCTCCGGTCTCAAGAAGTACGAACTCAGGCGGGGCGCCGGGTCGGACCTAAAACGCGGCGACCTGGCCGTGGTCTACGTGAGCGGGAGGATCAAGAGGCTCTTCGGTTGCTTCGAGATAGGCTCCGTATTCAGAGGATCCCCTGAGGAGGTCTGGAGATACGTCTCGTCTAAGAGAGATAGCGGCGTCGGGAGAGACGCCAAGAGATATATAGAAGGGAGCTCGAGGGCCGTGGCAATAGAAGTGGTGAGGCCGAGGGCCTTCTCGCTGAGACCGACGCTAGCTGAGATACGTTCTCTCTTCCCCTCGTGGAGTCCTCCGCTAAGCTACGTCAAGCTGTCGCCGACCGACCCCTTTGTGGTTTTCTTCGTGAGAAGGGCTATGGAGTCCATTCTCTAA
- a CDS encoding metal ABC transporter ATP-binding protein has product MTRCEDYSLEAQSLTVTLNGERILQNLELKVGGPGLVLVVGPNGGGKTTLLRTILGLIKPSSGRVILCGEDVTGRPSLAGKLAGYVPQYPLTTEFPMTPLELVSFEWLARRRRWPRLNSGRAREEAARLLEAVGLRREAWSNPINTLSGGERQRVFIARALAHDPPILLLDEPLGPVDPGSRPLLAELLADLARTKIVVVTSHDVEHLLEHATYLLLLKRERYVRGPPHAVWRDEVLESFFGSPWRGALAPIGTCVRR; this is encoded by the coding sequence TTGACGAGGTGCGAGGACTACTCACTCGAGGCACAAAGCCTCACAGTTACTTTAAACGGCGAACGGATTCTGCAGAATCTCGAGCTCAAGGTAGGAGGCCCGGGCCTGGTTCTAGTTGTCGGCCCCAACGGCGGGGGCAAGACTACGCTCCTGCGCACTATATTAGGTCTCATAAAACCTTCGTCTGGCCGCGTCATATTATGCGGTGAGGACGTGACTGGGAGGCCCTCGCTGGCCGGGAAGCTAGCAGGATACGTGCCTCAGTATCCGCTCACCACGGAGTTTCCCATGACCCCCCTGGAGCTCGTCTCCTTCGAGTGGCTGGCGAGGAGGCGCCGCTGGCCCCGCCTCAATTCTGGGAGAGCTCGCGAGGAGGCTGCGAGGTTACTCGAAGCCGTGGGATTGAGGAGAGAGGCTTGGTCGAACCCCATCAATACGCTCAGCGGAGGCGAGAGGCAGAGAGTCTTCATAGCGAGGGCTCTGGCCCACGACCCGCCGATATTGCTTCTCGACGAGCCTCTCGGGCCCGTCGACCCCGGCAGTAGGCCTCTCCTAGCCGAGCTACTGGCTGACCTCGCGCGCACCAAGATCGTTGTCGTGACCTCGCACGACGTCGAGCACCTGCTCGAGCACGCCACATATCTGCTGCTCCTCAAGCGGGAACGTTACGTGAGGGGTCCTCCCCACGCCGTCTGGAGAGATGAAGTTCTCGAGAGTTTCTTCGGTTCCCCGTGGCGAGGCGCTCTGGCACCGATCGGCACGTGCGTGAGGCGATGA
- the speE gene encoding polyamine aminopropyltransferase translates to MSWDWLMEELSPGEIVLRGIKRVETWVTTEYQEVAVVEIEGLGKTLVIDGKVQSSLYDEFVYHEALVHPAMVTHGRPRRVLIIGGGEGATLREVLRYKCVEEAIMVDIDRRVVELAKTLLPEWHDGAFDDPRAKVLFMDGRRYVEGAAARGESFDVVVVDVVDPLAGGPAVKLYTVEFYKLLKKLVGERGIMVTQATSPDHYPQVYFTVARTIAEVFDIVRPYVVSVRSFGGVWGFVLGSASGDPKALRSEEVDKKLTELLESAREKLRFYDGETHASLFNLPKHYRRMLSEPRRPSRDEEPVEALY, encoded by the coding sequence GTGTCGTGGGACTGGCTCATGGAAGAGCTCTCGCCGGGCGAGATCGTATTGAGGGGGATCAAGAGGGTTGAAACTTGGGTCACCACGGAGTATCAGGAGGTGGCCGTAGTAGAAATCGAGGGGTTAGGCAAAACGCTCGTGATAGACGGTAAGGTCCAGTCCTCGCTATACGACGAGTTCGTCTACCACGAGGCTTTGGTACATCCGGCCATGGTAACTCACGGCAGACCAAGGCGGGTGCTCATCATCGGAGGGGGTGAGGGGGCGACTCTGCGCGAGGTCCTGAGATACAAGTGCGTCGAAGAGGCAATCATGGTGGACATAGACAGAAGAGTCGTCGAGCTCGCCAAGACTCTGTTACCCGAGTGGCACGACGGAGCCTTCGACGATCCTAGAGCTAAGGTCTTATTCATGGATGGTAGGAGATACGTAGAGGGAGCAGCCGCGCGAGGAGAGAGCTTCGACGTGGTCGTAGTCGATGTGGTAGATCCTCTCGCGGGAGGACCCGCGGTAAAGCTCTACACTGTTGAGTTTTACAAGCTGTTGAAGAAGCTCGTGGGCGAGAGAGGGATCATGGTCACTCAGGCAACGAGTCCGGACCACTACCCTCAGGTATACTTTACGGTGGCCAGGACTATAGCCGAGGTCTTCGATATAGTCAGACCTTACGTAGTTAGCGTGAGGAGCTTCGGGGGGGTCTGGGGCTTCGTGCTTGGGTCCGCCTCGGGAGACCCTAAGGCTCTGAGGTCCGAGGAGGTTGACAAGAAGTTAACGGAACTCTTAGAGAGCGCGCGCGAGAAGTTGAGATTTTATGACGGGGAGACCCACGCTTCGCTCTTCAATCTACCGAAGCACTACAGGAGGATGCTCAGCGAGCCTAGGAGGCCCTCGCGCGACGAGGAGCCGGTCGAGGCGTTATACTGA
- a CDS encoding metal ABC transporter permease, which yields MSQTKVFPLIAALSSAAVLSFAALKPVSLSWLAATIGACLAFGSLSPLLVARRMLFLGGALPHAALLASAVGYISSIALDFNYFAAAAIAGALMSAAIGLAASRSADPDRVVAASIGLTASLGVLTTYYVASEYPGTLRVSTLLLGDPLLAGEAEALGALVFSMVVMISVSLIYKEVLLIGLQPNEAELTGLRARLYDAFFYCLLGLAVVTMLRIVGYVMTHVLLLIPGSAGASASSSSRGALAASVAFSMSSAALSLFASSLLDVSPNAVAGLVLLAIYVAIASRGRRG from the coding sequence TTGAGCCAGACTAAAGTATTCCCGCTAATCGCGGCTTTAAGCTCTGCCGCCGTTCTGAGCTTCGCGGCGCTCAAGCCCGTCTCTCTCTCGTGGTTGGCTGCCACGATAGGAGCGTGCTTAGCATTCGGCTCGCTCAGCCCGCTCCTCGTAGCTAGAAGGATGCTGTTCCTAGGCGGCGCACTGCCGCACGCCGCTCTGCTAGCGAGCGCCGTAGGCTACATCTCCTCTATCGCTCTCGACTTTAACTACTTCGCCGCCGCCGCGATCGCCGGAGCCCTGATGAGCGCCGCAATAGGGTTAGCGGCGTCTCGATCTGCAGACCCCGACCGAGTGGTCGCCGCATCGATCGGGTTGACAGCCTCGCTCGGCGTCCTGACCACGTACTACGTCGCCTCCGAGTATCCAGGGACGCTACGCGTTTCGACGCTGTTACTCGGCGATCCGCTGCTCGCGGGCGAGGCCGAGGCTCTCGGAGCCCTAGTCTTCTCGATGGTAGTGATGATTTCGGTCTCGCTCATTTACAAAGAGGTCTTGCTGATCGGCCTCCAACCGAATGAGGCGGAGCTGACGGGGCTCAGGGCGAGGCTATATGATGCCTTCTTCTATTGTCTGCTGGGGCTCGCCGTCGTAACTATGCTGAGGATCGTGGGCTACGTGATGACTCACGTGCTTCTCCTGATACCAGGGAGCGCTGGTGCCTCGGCCTCGAGCAGCTCGCGCGGAGCTCTCGCAGCTAGCGTGGCTTTCTCGATGTCGTCGGCTGCGCTATCGTTATTTGCAAGCTCGCTGCTAGACGTCTCGCCTAATGCCGTGGCGGGTCTCGTGTTGTTAGCGATTTACGTTGCCATTGCTAGCAGGGGGAGAAGGGGTTGA
- a CDS encoding zinc ABC transporter substrate-binding protein, whose protein sequence is MHIKMIRRPFRVVLVALLLVALSKCTAEAEEKLTVVVTMDPLVGDLLELVDDRARVVSVASGAPDPHEYALKPSDVELLRRADVIITTLHAPFELRIQELVERGELRPRAYVVVHEVPGIKLLRNPATSQLNLHGVLYLPENLKSFVTFVASLLSELDPEGRDLYLEKARDMLIRIEELETRAAEAPRLRGVISSPLVQYAAVFLNVEPSLVLTIEPDVPPSPDIAEEALEALRTKRVDVVVVCGRIFGGTVEYCDQADEILARSALKWGVPPIVVPPPMTGPGFLEHLELALESYESARDLLGLTGGERREREIFLASAVAAAIAISMALIYSEGRELEPD, encoded by the coding sequence GTGCACATCAAAATGATAAGAAGACCCTTCCGGGTCGTGCTCGTGGCGCTTCTGTTGGTCGCGCTTTCTAAGTGCACAGCGGAGGCCGAGGAGAAGCTGACGGTGGTCGTTACGATGGATCCTCTGGTCGGCGATTTGCTCGAGCTCGTTGACGATAGAGCTCGCGTGGTATCGGTAGCGAGCGGAGCCCCTGATCCTCACGAATACGCTCTTAAGCCGAGCGACGTCGAGCTCCTGAGGAGAGCCGACGTGATTATTACGACGCTTCACGCACCCTTCGAGTTAAGGATCCAAGAGCTCGTCGAGCGCGGGGAGCTGAGGCCGAGAGCTTACGTCGTGGTACACGAAGTGCCTGGAATCAAGCTTCTGAGAAATCCGGCGACGAGCCAACTTAATCTACACGGAGTCTTGTATCTCCCGGAAAATCTCAAGAGCTTCGTGACGTTCGTGGCATCTCTATTAAGCGAGCTCGACCCGGAGGGTCGAGATCTCTACCTAGAGAAGGCGCGAGACATGTTGATCAGGATAGAAGAGTTGGAGACGAGGGCAGCGGAGGCTCCGAGGCTAAGGGGGGTGATATCATCCCCGCTCGTCCAATACGCGGCCGTATTTCTGAATGTAGAACCGTCGCTCGTGTTGACGATAGAGCCGGACGTCCCGCCCTCTCCCGATATCGCGGAGGAGGCCCTCGAGGCCCTCAGAACGAAGAGAGTTGACGTGGTCGTGGTCTGCGGGCGGATCTTCGGCGGCACGGTGGAATACTGTGACCAAGCCGACGAGATTTTGGCGAGGTCTGCTCTAAAGTGGGGCGTGCCGCCAATCGTCGTGCCGCCCCCGATGACTGGGCCAGGCTTTCTCGAGCACCTCGAGCTTGCTCTCGAGAGCTATGAGAGCGCTCGAGACCTCCTCGGGTTGACTGGTGGTGAGAGGCGGGAGAGAGAGATCTTCCTAGCGTCCGCGGTAGCAGCGGCAATCGCCATCTCGATGGCGCTCATTTACTCGGAGGGGAGGGAACTTGAGCCAGACTAA
- a CDS encoding prephenate dehydrogenase/arogenate dehydrogenase family protein — MARSFLLEFYRSRIDRLDSAIISLLEKREKFCRKLATVKRRLGLPIEDAEREVEVLKRAARYSAVFEEIVNECKKVQRDEMVGAPTSQRSERVGVIGAGEMGRMLALIFSSSSLEVGLYDSVPERADAAARALEAKRFNKLEELADSCDVIAVAVPSSVALSLLNELKKIFSSRERGCSMIFDVVSFKRGVIDSYRDFPVWVKTATIHPLFGPRAIDPWSMLFAVCPIPGREDDAIYVVRFLKSLGLRVVTLDWEKHDELFSLTISASYATALAILLELSARLRLLLPIETTNATFEYLLPYLGSVLGEKTELLEELLSSLESRRAVLSLADRLRAVAEDPASIVAEAKSLEGRMDLGCQGRACNEFIYDSLELSR; from the coding sequence TTGGCGAGGAGCTTCCTTCTAGAATTCTACAGATCGAGGATAGATAGGTTGGACTCCGCTATTATCTCGCTCCTCGAGAAGCGCGAGAAGTTCTGTAGGAAGCTAGCTACCGTCAAGAGGAGGCTGGGCTTACCGATAGAGGACGCGGAGCGCGAGGTGGAGGTCCTTAAGCGAGCCGCAAGATACTCGGCCGTCTTCGAAGAAATCGTCAACGAATGCAAGAAGGTTCAACGGGATGAGATGGTCGGCGCCCCGACTTCTCAGCGGTCAGAGCGCGTCGGCGTGATCGGAGCCGGCGAAATGGGGCGCATGCTCGCTTTGATCTTTTCGTCTAGCTCGTTGGAGGTGGGTCTCTACGATTCGGTTCCCGAGCGAGCTGATGCCGCGGCCCGCGCTTTGGAGGCAAAACGCTTTAACAAGCTGGAAGAGCTCGCCGATAGTTGCGACGTCATCGCGGTAGCTGTGCCCAGCTCCGTCGCGCTAAGCCTGCTCAACGAGCTCAAGAAGATCTTCTCGAGTAGAGAGCGGGGGTGCTCGATGATCTTCGACGTCGTCTCATTTAAGCGGGGCGTCATCGACAGTTACAGAGACTTTCCTGTGTGGGTCAAAACCGCCACGATCCATCCGCTGTTCGGCCCTCGCGCCATCGATCCGTGGAGCATGCTCTTCGCCGTCTGTCCCATCCCTGGGCGCGAGGACGACGCCATTTACGTAGTGCGCTTCCTCAAGTCCCTCGGCCTACGAGTCGTGACGTTAGATTGGGAGAAACACGATGAGCTCTTCTCTCTAACCATAAGCGCGAGCTACGCTACCGCTCTCGCGATATTATTGGAGCTCTCAGCCAGATTGCGCCTGCTCCTCCCGATCGAGACTACCAACGCCACGTTCGAGTACCTCTTGCCCTACCTCGGCAGCGTGCTCGGCGAAAAGACCGAGCTTCTAGAGGAGTTGCTAAGTTCGCTCGAGTCGCGGAGAGCCGTGCTGAGCTTAGCCGATAGGCTTAGAGCGGTGGCCGAGGATCCCGCGTCTATAGTCGCCGAAGCCAAGAGCCTAGAAGGTCGGATGGACCTGGGCTGCCAGGGGCGCGCCTGCAACGAGTTCATATACGATTCGCTCGAGCTCTCCCGTTGA
- a CDS encoding ribbon-helix-helix domain-containing protein: MRKKRFGVSIDSSLWRDLVELSKSRSVTRSAIVEEALKVFLNNAKHAHRRHACCGLVVATARSAEEREKVSRIIESGHPVIRGVIHSHVEGLCIALLYVEGDSDGVASVSEALASNGVTSYFIPLDH; the protein is encoded by the coding sequence TTGAGAAAGAAGCGGTTCGGCGTATCGATCGACAGCTCTCTTTGGCGCGATCTCGTTGAGCTCAGTAAGTCTAGGAGCGTGACGCGGTCGGCGATCGTAGAAGAGGCCCTGAAAGTGTTCCTAAACAACGCTAAACACGCGCATCGTAGGCACGCGTGTTGCGGCCTCGTGGTGGCAACTGCTAGGAGCGCGGAGGAGCGAGAGAAAGTGAGTCGCATCATCGAGAGCGGGCATCCGGTTATACGCGGAGTGATCCACAGCCATGTGGAGGGGCTATGCATAGCGTTACTGTACGTCGAAGGGGACTCGGACGGCGTCGCATCGGTGTCCGAGGCGTTAGCGAGCAACGGCGTGACGAGCTATTTCATACCGCTCGACCACTAA
- the twy1 gene encoding 4-demethylwyosine synthase TYW1, with protein MNVESAAELEKRAEPLEMLRRILRKQHYHFVNKHTAVKTCNWTKSAITRGIFCYKCKFYGIESHRCIQMSPAVLWCWNMCVHCWRARAQDLGFEWFEVSMESYEDDAEKLADAVIDAQRRLLSGFLGNPRANRKLAEEAMRPKHVAISLAGEPTLYPKLLELVRAFHRRGMTTFLVTRGVRPDVLERLRDEEPPTQVYLSVESYTKEMYESVNKPAVPRAWELTLQSVEVLRDFGTPTVLRLTVMRGINLDEKAVEGFSWFVDKMQPTFVEVKAYMHVGASTLRLPRIAMPSHEEVKKFAESLSRRTGYGVANESRESRVVVLSMRDSFPKYGEGCR; from the coding sequence GTGAACGTGGAGAGCGCCGCAGAACTCGAGAAGAGAGCGGAGCCGCTAGAGATGCTCAGACGCATTCTTAGGAAGCAACATTATCACTTTGTCAATAAACATACAGCCGTTAAGACTTGCAATTGGACTAAGAGCGCGATAACGAGAGGGATCTTCTGCTATAAGTGTAAGTTCTACGGAATAGAGAGCCATCGTTGTATACAGATGTCGCCGGCAGTGCTGTGGTGCTGGAATATGTGCGTTCACTGCTGGCGCGCGAGAGCTCAAGATCTGGGCTTTGAGTGGTTCGAAGTCTCTATGGAGAGCTACGAAGATGACGCGGAGAAGCTCGCTGACGCGGTTATCGATGCCCAGAGGAGACTTCTATCGGGATTTCTCGGGAATCCGCGCGCCAATAGAAAGTTGGCCGAGGAGGCAATGAGGCCAAAGCACGTGGCGATAAGCTTAGCCGGAGAGCCCACCCTTTATCCAAAGCTGCTCGAGCTCGTGAGGGCCTTCCACCGTAGGGGCATGACGACCTTTCTCGTGACGCGCGGCGTGAGGCCGGACGTTCTCGAGAGGCTGCGCGATGAAGAGCCGCCCACGCAGGTATACTTGAGCGTGGAGTCTTATACCAAAGAGATGTACGAGAGCGTGAACAAGCCAGCGGTCCCGAGGGCCTGGGAGCTCACCCTCCAGAGTGTAGAAGTGTTGAGAGACTTCGGGACGCCCACCGTGCTGAGGCTTACCGTGATGCGAGGCATCAACTTGGACGAGAAAGCCGTCGAAGGCTTCAGTTGGTTTGTCGATAAGATGCAACCAACTTTCGTAGAGGTTAAAGCGTACATGCACGTGGGGGCGAGCACGCTCAGGCTCCCCAGGATCGCCATGCCATCGCACGAGGAGGTGAAGAAATTTGCCGAGTCCCTGTCAAGGAGGACGGGCTATGGAGTGGCCAATGAGAGTAGGGAGAGTAGAGTGGTCGTGCTATCGATGCGTGATTCTTTCCCCAAATATGGCGAAGGTTGTCGATAG